The following proteins come from a genomic window of Rhodoligotrophos sp. CJ14:
- a CDS encoding ABC transporter permease, whose product MHLLVWLCLAVVLLFLYAPLVPPLLLAIRDPQTGAATLKNFAAIGADPTLVSALTNSVLLAAIVGIAAPLLGLAAAQAVRSFGLPRLIITIVLLPLFIPGVSMGVSTSLFFKLTGIDPSLFTMAVVQTLWALPFAFLIILTVMSGFDTLYLEAAYTSGANRLQAFREVELPQIAPGLTGAATFSIILSFNETVRTAVVQGGNNTVQTFIWSRYQQVGLTPNMYALMSLIIIITLLLILVLVGLGRKQQQS is encoded by the coding sequence GTGCACCTTCTCGTGTGGCTGTGCCTTGCGGTGGTCCTGCTCTTCCTCTATGCGCCGCTCGTGCCGCCGCTGCTCTTGGCCATACGCGACCCGCAGACCGGGGCGGCAACCCTCAAGAATTTCGCAGCAATCGGCGCCGATCCGACCCTGGTGAGCGCGCTCACCAATTCGGTGCTGCTCGCCGCGATCGTCGGCATCGCCGCGCCGCTGCTCGGGCTGGCGGCAGCCCAGGCGGTGCGCAGCTTCGGCCTGCCGCGACTGATCATCACCATAGTCCTGCTGCCGCTCTTCATTCCCGGGGTGAGCATGGGCGTGTCCACCAGCCTGTTCTTCAAGCTGACCGGCATCGATCCCTCGCTGTTCACCATGGCCGTGGTGCAGACCCTATGGGCGCTGCCGTTTGCCTTCCTGATCATCCTCACGGTGATGTCCGGTTTCGATACCCTTTATCTCGAGGCCGCCTATACGTCAGGGGCCAACCGGCTGCAGGCGTTCCGTGAGGTGGAGCTCCCCCAAATCGCTCCTGGCCTGACCGGGGCCGCCACCTTCTCCATCATCCTGTCGTTCAACGAAACAGTGCGCACGGCGGTGGTACAGGGCGGCAACAACACGGTGCAGACCTTCATCTGGTCGCGCTATCAGCAGGTCGGCCTCACGCCGAACATGTATGCGCTGATGAGCCTGATCATCATCATCACCCTGCTGCTCATCCTGGTTCTGGTCGGGTTGGGCCGCAAGCAGCAGCAAAGCTAG
- a CDS encoding ABC transporter permease: MSLAVKRRDPAALVLLAGPVLLCALAIIVPLVLTLLVSFWERKMIGMQPGFTLTSYGLFFEGARFSVLKRSFFVAISSTLIMLLIAYAVAYLITFRLKPSQTRIFLFLLSVPFLVNYVIRTFAWAYLLGRTGPVNQFLLGTGVINEPLDWLLFSDFAVYLGLIAAYMPFMVYPIWLSLSAIDRRLIEASWMLGEAPLQTFLRVVLPLSLPGVFAAAIFGFVGAFGEVAVSQILGGVGYQLMGNAITSSLDVLNYPMAAAMSTVVVGCMLIMLLLWLRFFDLRLFLGKVLGR, translated from the coding sequence ATGAGCCTTGCCGTGAAGCGTCGTGATCCGGCAGCACTGGTCCTGCTCGCGGGGCCGGTCCTGCTCTGTGCGCTCGCCATCATCGTGCCCCTGGTGCTGACGCTCCTCGTCAGCTTCTGGGAGCGGAAGATGATCGGGATGCAGCCAGGCTTCACCCTCACCTCTTATGGGCTGTTCTTTGAGGGCGCGCGCTTCTCCGTACTGAAGCGCAGCTTCTTCGTGGCGATCAGCTCAACCCTGATCATGCTGCTGATCGCCTATGCGGTCGCCTATCTCATCACCTTCCGGCTGAAGCCCAGCCAGACCAGGATCTTCCTGTTCCTGCTCTCAGTTCCGTTCCTCGTGAACTATGTGATTAGGACGTTCGCCTGGGCCTATCTGCTCGGGCGCACCGGACCGGTGAACCAGTTCCTGCTCGGCACGGGCGTGATCAACGAGCCGCTCGACTGGCTGTTGTTTTCCGATTTCGCTGTCTATCTCGGACTGATCGCCGCCTATATGCCATTCATGGTCTATCCGATCTGGCTCTCCTTAAGCGCGATCGACAGGCGCCTCATCGAGGCCAGCTGGATGCTGGGCGAAGCGCCGCTGCAAACTTTCCTGCGGGTGGTGCTCCCCCTTTCGCTGCCCGGCGTGTTCGCGGCGGCCATTTTCGGCTTTGTGGGCGCTTTTGGTGAGGTCGCCGTGTCGCAGATCCTGGGCGGGGTCGGCTATCAGCTCATGGGCAATGCGATCACCAGCTCGCTCGACGTGCTGAACTATCCCATGGCCGCCGCCATGTCGACAGTGGTGGTCGGCTGCATGCTGATCATGCTGCTGCTCTGGCTCAGGTTCTTCGATTTGCGCCTGTTCCTCGGCAAAGTGCTGGGGCGCTGA
- a CDS encoding ABC transporter substrate-binding protein has protein sequence MTIMLKAVSRRTLLTSAAMGAAALSLRPGLALAAGQTVTLADIGVGDPNGDWATYTKETGNSVNVVSIGNGPSAVLNQLIAGGGRQSYDIINIVGGMQKPLVENELILPLDVSRLKNWQNNAYIADFFKPGSKGFDFIGYDGKIYGVPTVLQGDSFAYLPEKTGGTLDSYGALFDPKFKGFVALEDNYTTAGQKTALYLKSAGLADIKDPSDMSKEEIAKVVDFLIEKKKEGQFRVIWSSFEQAVNLLVNQEVYVMDCWEPMVFAAKAKGVDAVYAKPKEGYLLWAMAAYLVNGDRSPDKIEASYQLLDYMLSPEYGAMITSLRGYMTNPDAPAFAAKSDKFDAATAKRIAEIDAGVKQKFEAGGTWQARWPTNIETYEEEWQRFKAA, from the coding sequence ATGACCATCATGCTGAAGGCGGTGAGCCGCCGAACCTTGCTTACATCGGCAGCGATGGGCGCTGCAGCGCTCAGCCTGCGGCCGGGCTTGGCCCTGGCGGCGGGTCAAACGGTGACGCTGGCGGATATCGGGGTCGGTGACCCGAATGGCGATTGGGCGACCTATACGAAAGAAACGGGCAATAGCGTCAATGTGGTGTCGATCGGCAATGGCCCGTCGGCCGTGCTCAATCAGCTCATCGCCGGGGGCGGTCGCCAGTCCTACGACATCATCAACATTGTCGGCGGCATGCAGAAGCCGCTGGTCGAGAACGAGCTCATCCTGCCGCTCGATGTGAGCCGACTCAAGAATTGGCAGAACAACGCCTATATCGCCGATTTCTTCAAGCCGGGCTCCAAGGGCTTCGATTTCATCGGCTATGACGGCAAGATCTATGGCGTGCCGACCGTGCTGCAGGGCGATTCCTTCGCCTATCTGCCGGAAAAGACCGGCGGCACGCTCGATTCCTACGGGGCGCTGTTCGACCCCAAGTTCAAGGGTTTCGTCGCGCTGGAAGACAACTACACCACTGCAGGCCAGAAGACCGCGCTTTATCTGAAGTCGGCAGGCCTTGCGGATATCAAAGATCCCTCGGACATGAGCAAGGAGGAGATCGCCAAGGTCGTCGATTTCCTCATCGAGAAGAAAAAGGAAGGTCAGTTCCGGGTCATCTGGTCGAGCTTCGAGCAGGCGGTGAACCTGTTGGTCAACCAGGAGGTCTACGTGATGGACTGCTGGGAGCCGATGGTGTTCGCGGCAAAGGCGAAAGGCGTGGATGCGGTCTATGCCAAACCGAAAGAGGGCTATCTGCTCTGGGCCATGGCGGCCTATCTCGTCAATGGCGACCGGTCGCCGGACAAGATCGAGGCTTCCTACCAGCTGCTCGACTATATGCTGAGCCCAGAATATGGCGCGATGATCACCAGCCTGCGCGGCTACATGACCAATCCGGACGCGCCAGCTTTCGCTGCGAAGTCCGACAAGTTCGACGCGGCCACCGCCAAGCGGATCGCCGAGATCGATGCGGGCGTGAAGCAGAAATTCGAGGCCGGCGGCACCTGGCAGGCGCGCTGGCCGACCAATATCGAGACCTATGAGGAGGAATGGCAGCGGTTCAAGGCAGCTTGA
- a CDS encoding winged helix DNA-binding protein, producing MSLSSPAPGPIVSSAHLASGALPVLSEFEFGLILVSHAFQRWMVRAMAAAGLPDLSAIDVLVLHSVQHRSKAKRLADLCFVLNIEDTHVVSYSVKKLERLKFVSSHRQGKEKFISATPAGTKACERYKAIREALLVQPVASLGLDEASMSRIAAQMRTLSGYYDQAARAAASL from the coding sequence GTGTCGCTTTCCTCACCCGCTCCCGGCCCCATCGTTTCGTCAGCCCATCTGGCCAGCGGCGCCCTGCCGGTGCTCTCGGAATTCGAGTTTGGCCTGATTCTCGTCTCACATGCCTTCCAGCGATGGATGGTGCGAGCGATGGCCGCGGCAGGTCTGCCCGATCTCTCGGCCATCGACGTTCTTGTGCTCCATTCCGTGCAGCACCGCTCCAAGGCGAAGCGCCTTGCGGATCTCTGTTTCGTGCTGAATATCGAGGATACCCATGTGGTGAGCTATTCGGTGAAGAAGCTCGAACGGCTGAAATTCGTGAGCAGTCATCGCCAGGGGAAGGAGAAGTTCATCTCCGCCACACCTGCCGGCACCAAGGCCTGTGAACGTTACAAGGCCATTCGGGAGGCCTTGCTGGTGCAACCCGTGGCATCGCTCGGGCTCGATGAAGCAAGCATGTCGCGCATCGCCGCGCAGATGCGCACGCTTTCCGGCTATTACGATCAGGCGGCCCGGGCCGCGGCATCGTTATAG
- a CDS encoding hydantoinase B/oxoprolinase family protein, which yields MASGKWDFWIDRGGTFTDIVARRPDGTLLPHKLLSDNPEAYRDAAIQGIRELMGVGPRERIPSEKIATVKMGTTVATNALLERKGDRTVLVTSKGFGDALRIGYQARADIFAKKIIKPDQLYEHVLEVDERVLADGTVEKSLDLQAVRRDLAAIFAQGIRACAILFMHAYRYPEHEKAVAAVARELGFTQVSTSHEVSPLIKLVGRGDTTVVDAYLSPVLRRYVDQVASELAVGDDESTARVMFMMSSGGLTDARLFQGRDAILSGPAGGVVGCVETARIAGFDKIIGFDMGGTSTDVSHFDGTFERTLESEVAGVRMRAPMMLIHTVAAGGGSILHFDGARFQVGPDSAGANPGPRCYRRGGPLAVTDANVMVGKLDPRFFPAIFGPERDQPLDAEAVAQAFAELASRVGEGATPESVADGFIRIAVENMANAIKKISVQRGYDVTEYALQCFGGAGGQHACLVADTLGIKTVMIHPLSSLLSAYGMGLADIRATRQRTVEAPLDVNGLAAATRTLDELAADAQRELLDQRVPADDIVLHRRAHIRYAGTDTSLEIEFGAIPEMTARFEAAHRSRFGFIDETRALSIDAVSIEAVGGGGAADEPDLPVTPTEPSPSALTRFFSQGAWHEAPVFIRNKLAPGVRLAGPALLIEPHQTIVIEPGWRAEITVKNHVMLHRTQAARIAPAVGTKADPVMLEVFNNLFMSIAEQMGVTLQNTAYSVNIKERLDFSCAVFDAQGQLVANAPHMPVHLGSMDRSVESVIAAHKGQIRPGDVYAINAPYNGGTHLPDITVVTPVFDAADKEILFFVASRGHHADVGGIAPGSMSPRATTIEEEGVYIDNFKLVDRGRFREQALNELLLGAKYPVRNLVQNVNDLKAQIAANEKGVAELRRMIDHFGLDVVQAYMGHVQDNAAASVRRVIDSLKDSAFEYEMDQGCVIRVKIAIDRDRREATVDFTGTSPQRDDNFNAPEPVTRAAVLYVFRVMVEGNIPMNAGCLRPINVVIPQGSMLSPRYPAAVVAGNVEVSQAVTNCLFGALGAMAAAQGTMNNLTFGNETYQYYETICSGAPAGPGFNGADAVHTHMTNSRLTDPEVLELRYPVVLEDFHIRRGSGGRGKWHAGDGTSRTIRFLTRMDCAILSGHRRVRPFGLEGGEPGQCGENLVRRKDGRIERLIGADQTVLDAGDAIIIKTPTGGGFGPAE from the coding sequence ATGGCTTCGGGCAAGTGGGACTTCTGGATAGATCGCGGCGGCACCTTCACCGATATCGTCGCCCGCAGGCCCGATGGTACTCTTCTGCCTCACAAATTGCTGTCGGATAACCCGGAAGCTTATCGGGATGCCGCCATTCAGGGCATCCGTGAGCTCATGGGCGTAGGTCCTCGCGAACGCATTCCGTCGGAAAAAATCGCCACGGTGAAGATGGGAACCACGGTCGCCACCAATGCGCTGCTGGAGCGCAAGGGCGACCGCACGGTCCTCGTGACCAGCAAAGGGTTCGGCGATGCTTTGCGTATAGGTTATCAGGCCCGCGCTGATATCTTTGCCAAGAAGATCATCAAGCCCGACCAGCTTTACGAGCACGTGCTGGAGGTGGACGAACGCGTGCTGGCGGATGGGACAGTGGAGAAATCGCTGGACCTGCAGGCGGTCCGCCGGGACCTCGCAGCCATTTTTGCGCAAGGCATCCGCGCTTGCGCCATCCTGTTCATGCATGCCTACCGCTACCCCGAGCATGAGAAGGCGGTCGCGGCTGTAGCGCGCGAACTGGGCTTCACCCAGGTCTCGACGTCTCATGAGGTCAGCCCCCTGATCAAGCTGGTGGGCCGCGGCGATACCACGGTGGTCGATGCTTATCTCTCCCCGGTGCTGCGCCGCTATGTGGATCAGGTGGCATCCGAACTCGCAGTGGGCGATGACGAAAGCACCGCCCGGGTCATGTTCATGATGTCGTCCGGTGGCTTGACCGATGCGCGCCTGTTCCAGGGGCGGGATGCGATCCTCTCCGGCCCCGCCGGCGGTGTGGTCGGCTGTGTGGAAACGGCCCGTATTGCCGGCTTCGATAAGATCATCGGTTTCGACATGGGAGGCACCTCGACGGATGTGTCCCATTTCGACGGCACCTTCGAGCGCACGCTGGAGAGCGAGGTGGCCGGTGTGCGCATGCGCGCTCCCATGATGCTGATCCACACGGTGGCCGCCGGAGGCGGCTCGATCCTGCATTTCGATGGCGCCCGCTTCCAGGTTGGTCCGGACAGCGCCGGCGCCAATCCCGGCCCGCGCTGCTATCGCCGTGGCGGGCCGCTGGCGGTGACCGATGCCAATGTGATGGTCGGCAAGCTCGATCCGCGCTTTTTTCCGGCGATCTTCGGGCCGGAGCGCGACCAGCCGCTCGATGCGGAGGCGGTCGCCCAAGCCTTTGCCGAGCTTGCGTCCCGCGTGGGCGAGGGGGCAACGCCGGAATCGGTGGCCGACGGCTTCATCCGTATTGCGGTGGAGAACATGGCCAATGCCATCAAGAAAATCTCGGTGCAGCGCGGCTATGACGTCACTGAATATGCCCTGCAATGCTTCGGTGGCGCCGGGGGCCAGCATGCCTGCCTGGTGGCCGACACGCTGGGCATCAAGACGGTGATGATCCACCCTCTGTCGAGCCTGCTCTCGGCCTATGGCATGGGTCTCGCCGATATCCGCGCGACCCGGCAGCGCACCGTCGAGGCACCGCTCGACGTGAATGGGCTTGCTGCCGCCACCCGCACCCTGGACGAGCTGGCGGCCGATGCGCAACGAGAGCTGCTGGATCAACGGGTTCCGGCCGACGACATCGTCCTCCACCGCCGCGCCCATATCCGCTATGCCGGCACGGATACGTCACTCGAGATCGAGTTCGGCGCCATCCCCGAGATGACGGCGCGATTCGAGGCCGCGCACCGCTCCCGTTTCGGCTTTATCGATGAGACCCGGGCGCTCAGCATCGATGCGGTCTCCATCGAGGCGGTCGGTGGCGGCGGCGCCGCTGACGAGCCGGATCTGCCGGTGACGCCGACTGAGCCTTCTCCCTCGGCTCTAACCCGCTTCTTCTCGCAAGGGGCTTGGCACGAGGCGCCGGTCTTCATCCGCAACAAGCTCGCACCCGGTGTTCGGCTGGCGGGCCCGGCGCTTTTGATCGAGCCGCATCAGACCATCGTGATCGAGCCCGGCTGGCGTGCCGAGATCACCGTGAAGAACCACGTGATGCTGCACCGGACGCAAGCCGCCCGCATCGCGCCGGCCGTGGGCACCAAGGCCGATCCGGTGATGCTGGAAGTGTTCAACAACCTCTTCATGTCCATCGCCGAGCAGATGGGCGTGACGCTCCAGAACACCGCCTATTCCGTGAACATCAAGGAGCGGCTTGACTTCTCCTGCGCCGTGTTCGACGCGCAAGGTCAGCTCGTTGCCAATGCGCCCCATATGCCCGTCCATCTGGGCTCCATGGACCGGTCGGTTGAAAGCGTCATCGCCGCCCATAAGGGCCAGATCAGACCCGGCGATGTCTATGCCATCAACGCGCCCTATAATGGCGGCACCCATCTGCCCGACATCACCGTCGTAACCCCGGTCTTCGACGCGGCCGACAAGGAGATCCTCTTCTTCGTGGCCTCACGCGGCCATCACGCCGATGTGGGCGGCATCGCGCCGGGCTCCATGTCGCCGCGCGCGACGACCATCGAAGAGGAGGGGGTCTATATCGACAACTTCAAGCTGGTCGATCGCGGCCGGTTTCGGGAACAGGCTCTGAATGAGCTACTGCTTGGGGCGAAATACCCCGTCCGCAACCTCGTGCAGAACGTCAATGACCTGAAGGCGCAGATTGCCGCCAATGAGAAAGGCGTAGCCGAGCTGCGCCGGATGATCGATCATTTCGGCCTTGATGTGGTGCAGGCCTATATGGGCCATGTGCAGGACAATGCGGCCGCGAGCGTGCGGCGGGTGATCGACAGCCTGAAGGATTCCGCTTTCGAATACGAGATGGACCAGGGTTGCGTCATCCGGGTGAAGATCGCGATCGACCGCGATCGGCGCGAAGCGACGGTCGATTTCACCGGCACCTCGCCCCAGCGCGACGATAATTTCAACGCACCCGAACCGGTGACCCGCGCCGCTGTGCTCTACGTGTTCCGGGTGATGGTCGAGGGCAATATCCCGATGAATGCGGGATGCTTGCGGCCGATCAACGTCGTCATCCCGCAAGGATCTATGCTATCGCCCCGCTATCCCGCTGCGGTGGTGGCCGGCAATGTCGAGGTGAGCCAGGCAGTGACCAACTGCCTGTTCGGCGCGCTGGGTGCTATGGCGGCCGCCCAGGGCACGATGAACAACCTGACCTTCGGCAACGAGACCTACCAATATTACGAGACCATCTGCTCCGGCGCGCCCGCGGGCCCTGGCTTCAATGGGGCGGATGCAGTGCACACGCATATGACCAATTCGCGCCTCACCGATCCCGAGGTGCTGGAGCTACGCTACCCCGTGGTATTGGAGGACTTCCATATCCGGCGCGGCTCGGGCGGTCGCGGCAAGTGGCATGCGGGTGACGGCACGTCCCGCACCATCCGCTTCCTCACCCGCATGGACTGCGCCATCCTCTCAGGCCATCGTCGGGTTCGCCCATTCGGACTTGAGGGCGGTGAGCCCGGCCAATGCGGCGAGAACCTGGTCCGTCGCAAGGATGGACGGATCGAACGCCTCATTGGTGCGGATCAGACCGTGCTCGATGCGGGTGACGCGATCATCATCAAGACGCCGACCGGCGGCGGCTTCGGGCCCGCCGAGTAG
- a CDS encoding GNAT family acetyltransferase → MEHQEHERRARRPLVIRNATAEDEPYVIALWRAANLVTSYNDPSKDFHFARAKEGSDILVGLDAQGSIVGSVMVGHDGHRGWIYYLASDPSHRNQGIGRSMVAAAEQWLKDRGVVKLMLLVRETNTQVIDFYEHLGFEAIPRVIMQKWLQDDA, encoded by the coding sequence ATGGAACACCAAGAACACGAGCGGCGCGCACGGCGTCCTCTCGTCATCCGCAACGCCACCGCCGAGGATGAGCCCTATGTCATTGCCCTGTGGCGCGCCGCCAATCTGGTGACGAGCTATAACGATCCCTCAAAGGACTTCCACTTTGCCCGCGCGAAGGAAGGCTCTGACATTCTGGTGGGGCTCGATGCGCAAGGATCCATTGTCGGCAGCGTGATGGTCGGCCATGACGGTCATCGTGGCTGGATCTATTACCTCGCCTCCGATCCAAGCCATCGCAACCAAGGCATCGGCCGCTCCATGGTCGCGGCTGCGGAGCAATGGCTCAAGGACAGAGGCGTCGTGAAGCTCATGCTGCTGGTGCGCGAAACCAACACGCAGGTGATCGATTTCTACGAGCATCTCGGCTTCGAAGCCATTCCGCGCGTTATCATGCAGAAATGGCTTCAGGACGATGCTTGA
- a CDS encoding ABC transporter substrate-binding protein: MRQAKTGSWIGRAVGAFALASAALMTPSADAWAEDVVLGAIVPLTGPLAPLGIDMRNGYELAIKDAPTIKGQPVKLVVEDDRADAAATLQKAQKLVLEDEVKALVGGASSAGVLGLTAQAPRLNVPILTTNSQAVQVTGEQCSRFVFRTNPNDAMMANGNKLLTKARPDLLQKKWFVVFHDFVWGKSNKEQFAKIPGITIVGEAGRPLGTADWSSAISQIQASGADAIYLALAVGDDMPAFIRQARSFGIKDFMLPPLGMPDSMLQALGDQAEGLITGGLFGSWMYEDQNPALKKFVDEYYAAYQRVPGPQAIQAYAGMRLLLAALDKADSLDTDAIIAALEATEVDTVTGHLAIRKEDHQGTVGTYVAEAAKLDGSRYGAAIGWKVIEALPWDAVKVEVAETGCKGF; encoded by the coding sequence ATGAGACAGGCAAAGACAGGATCATGGATAGGGCGCGCCGTTGGCGCCTTCGCGTTGGCATCGGCAGCATTGATGACGCCAAGCGCTGATGCCTGGGCAGAGGATGTGGTGCTGGGGGCCATCGTGCCGCTCACCGGCCCTTTGGCCCCGCTGGGCATCGACATGCGCAACGGCTATGAGCTCGCGATCAAGGATGCGCCGACCATCAAGGGCCAGCCGGTCAAGCTCGTGGTCGAGGACGACCGGGCCGATGCCGCCGCCACGCTTCAGAAAGCCCAGAAGCTGGTTCTCGAAGATGAGGTAAAGGCATTGGTCGGCGGCGCGAGCAGTGCAGGCGTGCTGGGGCTCACGGCACAGGCGCCGCGGCTCAACGTGCCGATCCTCACGACCAATTCGCAGGCGGTGCAGGTGACGGGCGAGCAATGCAGCCGCTTCGTGTTCCGCACCAATCCCAATGACGCGATGATGGCCAATGGCAACAAGCTCTTGACCAAGGCGCGACCGGACCTGTTGCAGAAGAAGTGGTTCGTGGTGTTCCACGACTTCGTCTGGGGCAAGAGCAACAAGGAGCAATTCGCCAAGATCCCGGGCATCACCATCGTTGGTGAGGCGGGGCGGCCGCTGGGCACGGCGGATTGGTCATCGGCGATCTCGCAGATCCAGGCGAGCGGTGCCGATGCGATCTATCTCGCGCTTGCGGTTGGCGATGACATGCCGGCTTTCATTCGCCAGGCCCGCAGCTTCGGAATCAAGGATTTCATGCTGCCGCCGCTGGGCATGCCCGATTCGATGCTGCAGGCCTTGGGCGATCAGGCAGAGGGGCTGATCACCGGGGGATTGTTCGGCTCGTGGATGTATGAGGACCAGAACCCGGCGCTGAAAAAGTTCGTTGATGAATACTACGCGGCCTATCAGCGAGTGCCTGGTCCTCAGGCCATTCAGGCTTATGCCGGGATGCGGCTGCTGCTGGCGGCACTCGATAAGGCGGACTCGCTCGATACGGATGCCATCATCGCCGCGCTCGAGGCAACCGAGGTCGACACCGTCACCGGCCACCTTGCCATTCGCAAGGAGGATCACCAGGGCACCGTCGGCACCTATGTGGCAGAGGCGGCCAAGCTCGATGGATCGCGTTATGGTGCGGCCATCGGATGGAAGGTGATCGAGGCACTGCCGTGGGATGCAGTGAAGGTCGAGGTCGCAGAGACCGGCTGCAAGGGGTTCTAA
- a CDS encoding acetate--CoA ligase family protein, with translation MLNERDAKSLLKRYGITTTNPTIARSAEEAHAHVVALDGPAALKVVSSAIVHKAAVGGVVLDVSPATAAAAYERIVKAVSAAQPGAPIEGVLVEEMLPPGLEVFLGARLDAEFGPVVLVGYGGGNVERGTRPAAALAPLNEDKAGALIEEAFGKALPASAQVRLAKYLMAIAGPGGLIEREGVRELDINPVIVNGDGAVAADAVIHLADEGRRGSSADLREQIELRRARLAGLDALFDPKAIAVVGASAQPDKLGYRIIKYHQEFGFKGPIYPIHPTATEILGLKAYPSVEAIPGPVDRTYVMVKAEHVPEVLAASARKGVKVAQVLTAGFSEWSSESGGDAGKSLEREIAETLHGQSLRMVGPNCIGTFSASARMSFGSPRNCPNKPGNITFISQSGTFAGDVIRRAKIMGLPVGRVLSAGNCLDLDPIDYLLFCEDDPATQLTAFYVETIRDPALFFRIAERASKPIVMLKGGTTSQGVIAASSHTAALATDAVLWDAAVRQSGILQVDTVDALLDALLIFSAHGELRGNRLGIFGSGGGVSVTTSDAAARAGLTIPPLAEKTAASLVRFGIPGTSVANPIDIPVWGLKEGERYILEDVINLLKDDGNLDSIIVYVEMGSIMDFAESDAEGLQQLEDICDSVLRSRPGGAKVTLALRSAGDKLQDDFVREQRVRLLPEGIAVFGTTTRAVLAQDKLFRMTRRPA, from the coding sequence ATGCTGAATGAACGCGATGCCAAATCCCTGCTCAAACGGTATGGGATCACCACCACCAATCCGACAATCGCCCGCAGTGCCGAGGAGGCTCACGCTCATGTTGTGGCACTCGACGGGCCGGCCGCGCTGAAGGTGGTCTCGAGCGCCATCGTTCACAAGGCAGCCGTGGGTGGCGTCGTGCTCGATGTCTCGCCAGCCACTGCCGCCGCCGCGTATGAGCGGATCGTCAAGGCGGTGTCGGCGGCACAGCCCGGCGCCCCGATCGAGGGGGTGCTGGTCGAGGAGATGCTGCCGCCCGGCCTGGAGGTCTTCCTTGGCGCGCGCCTCGATGCGGAGTTCGGGCCGGTCGTGCTGGTCGGCTATGGCGGCGGCAATGTGGAACGGGGCACACGGCCCGCAGCCGCGCTGGCGCCGCTCAATGAGGATAAAGCTGGCGCGCTGATCGAGGAAGCCTTCGGCAAAGCGCTTCCCGCATCTGCGCAGGTGAGGCTCGCCAAATATCTCATGGCGATTGCCGGACCGGGCGGACTGATCGAGCGCGAAGGCGTCCGCGAGCTCGACATCAATCCGGTGATCGTCAACGGTGACGGGGCGGTTGCCGCGGATGCGGTGATCCATCTGGCTGACGAGGGACGTCGCGGGTCATCCGCCGATTTGAGGGAGCAGATCGAGCTCAGGCGGGCACGGCTTGCGGGCCTTGATGCGCTGTTTGATCCCAAGGCGATCGCGGTGGTGGGCGCATCAGCCCAGCCGGACAAGCTCGGCTATCGCATCATCAAGTATCATCAGGAATTCGGCTTCAAGGGGCCGATCTATCCCATTCATCCGACCGCAACGGAAATCCTCGGACTCAAGGCCTATCCTTCGGTTGAAGCCATTCCGGGTCCGGTTGATCGGACTTATGTGATGGTCAAGGCGGAGCATGTGCCGGAAGTGCTCGCCGCCTCGGCGCGCAAGGGGGTGAAGGTCGCGCAGGTGCTCACCGCCGGGTTTTCCGAATGGTCGAGCGAAAGCGGGGGCGATGCCGGTAAATCGCTGGAACGCGAGATCGCCGAGACGCTTCATGGCCAATCCCTGCGCATGGTGGGGCCGAATTGCATCGGCACCTTCTCAGCTTCGGCGCGCATGTCGTTCGGGTCCCCGCGCAACTGCCCAAATAAGCCTGGCAACATAACATTCATCTCACAGAGCGGCACATTCGCGGGCGATGTCATCCGCCGTGCCAAGATCATGGGCTTGCCGGTGGGACGGGTCTTGTCAGCCGGCAATTGCCTCGACCTTGATCCGATCGATTATCTGTTGTTCTGCGAGGATGATCCCGCAACCCAGCTCACGGCCTTCTATGTGGAGACCATTCGCGATCCCGCCCTGTTCTTCCGTATCGCCGAACGGGCGAGCAAGCCGATCGTCATGCTCAAGGGCGGGACGACGAGCCAGGGTGTCATAGCAGCAAGCAGCCATACGGCGGCGCTCGCCACGGATGCGGTGCTGTGGGATGCAGCGGTTCGACAGTCGGGAATTTTGCAGGTCGACACGGTCGATGCCCTGCTCGATGCGCTCTTGATCTTCAGCGCCCATGGGGAGCTCAGGGGCAACCGGCTGGGCATTTTCGGCTCCGGCGGCGGGGTGAGCGTCACCACGTCGGATGCGGCTGCACGGGCCGGGCTCACCATTCCGCCGCTGGCGGAGAAGACCGCGGCAAGTCTCGTCCGCTTCGGCATTCCCGGCACCAGTGTCGCCAATCCCATCGACATTCCCGTCTGGGGCCTGAAAGAGGGCGAACGCTATATTCTCGAGGACGTCATCAATCTTCTCAAGGATGACGGCAATCTCGACAGCATCATCGTCTATGTCGAGATGGGCTCGATCATGGACTTTGCCGAGAGCGATGCGGAAGGACTGCAGCAGCTCGAGGATATCTGCGATTCGGTTCTGCGTTCACGGCCAGGGGGTGCCAAGGTCACGCTGGCGCTGCGCAGCGCCGGTGACAAGCTGCAGGACGATTTCGTGCGCGAGCAGCGCGTGCGGCTGCTGCCGGAGGGCATCGCCGTTTTTGGCACCACGACCCGGGCAGTTCTCGCACAGGACAAGCTTTTCAGAATGACCCGGCGCCCGGCGTGA